The following is a genomic window from Aminivibrio sp..
TGGGAAAACCGACCTTTCAGGGGACAGTATAGGACGACGACCTTGACTTAAGAATACCATTTTTCGGCTGTTCCGTCTCCCGGTCCGCTCCGTGCCGGAGGTACTATAATCCTCAGGATGGGTGTCATTATTCCAAACAAACGATGAACTACATGACTGAAAGGCGTGTTTCCGTGTCCATCCGGAAGAGAACTCTCATTATCATCGTTTTCTCCATGCTCCTCTTCCTGGGAGGCGTGTCCGTTCTGTCAGGCCGTCTTGTCATGGAGAGCTTCATTAAACTGGAAGAAGACTCCATCTCCGGAAATGCGGCCCGCGCGGAGAACATGCTCCTCAGGGAGGCGGAGGGGCTGCTCTGGGTGAACCGGGACTGGTCCTTCTGGGACGACACCTACGCCTATATGGACGACCTGAACGAAGACTACGTAAGGATCAACCTCCAGCCCGAAACACTGGAAACCCTCCATCTCTCCGCCATGGTCTTCCTGACCCCCGAAGGGGAAGTGCGCTCCGCCGCCCCCTCTCCGTCGGAAGGGGGGGCCGCCTTCATGGAATGGATCCGCTCCAACGGCGCCATCGTGGCTTCCAGGTCCGGCTACGAAGGGTTCTCGGGCTTTTTCCTCCTGGAGGGACGGCTCTTCATGGTTTCCGGAGCCCCCATTCTCAGGAGCGACGGGACGGGACCGTCAAAGGGCGTTCTCCTCTTTGCCAGAGAGGTGGGGGCGGAAGAGGCGGAATCCCTCTCCCGGTCGATTCTTCTGCCGCTCAAAATCCACAGGGCGGAAAGCACGCTCCCGGCGGAACTGGGGGGGATCCTCGCTTCCATGGAGTCCACGGGAGTTTCCTTCCTTTCCCGGCCCCTGTCCTCCGAAGTGATCTCGGGCTTTTCCCTCCTGCGGGATCTCCGGGGTACCCCGGCCGCCCTGATAGAGATCACCTCGCGGCGGGACATCTTCCTCCAGGGAAAAAAGACCGTGCTCCAGTTTTTCCTCTGGCTCACCCTCTTCGGCGGCTTCCTCACGGCCCTCATCCTCTTCCTTCTCAAGAAAACCGTCACCGACAGGCTGGAGAACACCAGGGCGATCCTCGAAAGAATCGCTTCCAGCGGCAGGGTGGGAGAACGGATGCCCCTTTCGGGCAGCGATGAGGTCACCTCCCTCTCCGGCTCCATCAACTCCATGCTCTCTTCCCTGGAGCGGCTCGTGGAAAACATCCCCGACCCACTGTTCCTCTCCGACAACGGGTGCATCGTCCACGCCAACCGGGAGGCCCGCTCCGTCCTGAAGACCGGGAACCACGTTCCGGAGGGGAAAAGGCTTTCTTCCTTCCTGACGGAGGAAAAGTCCGGCCCCGCGCCGGGAGACACGTCCCCCATCTTCGAGGGGAAGCTCATTCCTCCCGGAGGACCGGAAATTCCCGTGGAAATCCACCGCCAGTCCTTCCTCCTCGGCGAACGGACTCTCACCCTCTCGGTGGCCAGGGATATTTCGGCCCGCAAGGAGCTGGAGGATTCCCTCCGGAGGATGGCCTATTTCGACGACAAAACAGGGCTTCCGAACCGCACCCGGTTCCTGATGCTGGCCGACGAGGCCATACGGTCCGGGGAAACCTTTGCGGTGGCCCTCCTGGATATGGACAGGTTCCGCCTCATCAACGACATGATCGGCCCGGCGAAGGGGGATGATCTCCTCAGGGAGTTCAGCCGCAGGATCCAGGGCGTTCTGTCTCCCGGTGACGTGGTCGCCAGGGTGGAAGGAGACGCCTTCGGCATCATTCTCAGGAAACGGGGAGCCTGGGAAGAGACCTCGCCGGTCCTGACCCAGGTGAAGAAAGAAGTCATGACCCCTCTTTTCGTGGATGGGCAGACGATCTTCCCCAGCGTGAGCATGGGGGTTCTGCCCGAGGCACACAAATGTGTATCCGCGACTGCGGTCCTGGCAAAGGCCGAAGTTGCGCTGCTTCGGGCCAAGGGCCGGGGGCTCGGGCAGATTGCCCTTTCCCGGGAGGACGAAGCGGCAGGGTCCCGGGACATCCTCACGGCGGAGGGGCAGCTCCGGAAGGCCCTCGAGCAGGGGGAGCTGATCCTTCACTACCAGCCCATCGTCCGAATGGGAACCAAAAGGACGGAGGGGTTCGAAGCCCTGGTCCGGTGGAGGCACCCCGACCGGGGACTCATTCCTCCCGGCGAGTT
Proteins encoded in this region:
- a CDS encoding EAL domain-containing protein: MTERRVSVSIRKRTLIIIVFSMLLFLGGVSVLSGRLVMESFIKLEEDSISGNAARAENMLLREAEGLLWVNRDWSFWDDTYAYMDDLNEDYVRINLQPETLETLHLSAMVFLTPEGEVRSAAPSPSEGGAAFMEWIRSNGAIVASRSGYEGFSGFFLLEGRLFMVSGAPILRSDGTGPSKGVLLFAREVGAEEAESLSRSILLPLKIHRAESTLPAELGGILASMESTGVSFLSRPLSSEVISGFSLLRDLRGTPAALIEITSRRDIFLQGKKTVLQFFLWLTLFGGFLTALILFLLKKTVTDRLENTRAILERIASSGRVGERMPLSGSDEVTSLSGSINSMLSSLERLVENIPDPLFLSDNGCIVHANREARSVLKTGNHVPEGKRLSSFLTEEKSGPAPGDTSPIFEGKLIPPGGPEIPVEIHRQSFLLGERTLTLSVARDISARKELEDSLRRMAYFDDKTGLPNRTRFLMLADEAIRSGETFAVALLDMDRFRLINDMIGPAKGDDLLREFSRRIQGVLSPGDVVARVEGDAFGIILRKRGAWEETSPVLTQVKKEVMTPLFVDGQTIFPSVSMGVLPEAHKCVSATAVLAKAEVALLRAKGRGLGQIALSREDEAAGSRDILTAEGQLRKALEQGELILHYQPIVRMGTKRTEGFEALVRWRHPDRGLIPPGEFIPLAEETGLITEIDCWTAGQACGDIARFAALAGGGKQMKVSVNASARSILEGDYCARLAAEKKAAGISPRLLTVEITEGVLIGSPAAAATSLETLRKEGISVALDDFGTGYSSLQYLSRLPIDRLKIDGSFIRRLFTGDGDRRLVKGILTLASDLGMETVAVCIEREDEYLWTLEQGATYGQGYFFGHPRPFEEAVLSLLPEQPLI